A genome region from Brassica oleracea var. oleracea cultivar TO1000 chromosome C2, BOL, whole genome shotgun sequence includes the following:
- the LOC106327238 gene encoding splicing factor, suppressor of white-apricot homolog isoform X2: MDLEIVGRHALFFDDDSMATFVNTPTALVDWNSLFIDRYDVRHLLSSLPPPRPKRRRPVSDDPNLDADLDHERYLDLPADSPSLSHDESDINDGSASTNVAGFRAVPYSYGSSSDFSDQKISDTESEFSPPFPVPDYLLQHLPPTEKLHQIMARTSSFVSNHGGQSEIVLRVKQGGNPTFGFLMPDHHLHPYFRFLVEHQELLTGKSAVEDKNIEGGKDGGALSLLGSVYGTVEDEETNEESARDCKTKGSTEGDEADSSGPEVSKEAAKIATVRDVASRHSLLSNDQAPFIKGNPSVSAVNVVERKQINTEDKVSEKPLASEKLQSSTMLAQPKLELQIVEPPVEMKRAIDKIVDFIQKNGKELEATLAAQDVKYGMFPFLRPASLYHGYYRKVLREAEELRSYNRGDFTKKENMKQEKMDSTVKDGKPALGSGSILQDDSAKREKQKVVSDKPKIELKKEPFKPVEPQMRVNVDVNTAAAILEAARRGIRNPQLGILSGKPLDGTSQSLGNDGSNTSSKPPDLSKSMGQLNSGSAAAREADSSEAGLSKEQKLKAERLKRAKMFVAMLKPGAQAAQQAEPSRSASVEPLGSGAGSNTAKEVEGSSHPSEVSEKKQADDDNTERRSRRNYRSRSQRDEDDEMGEEEDSEESIMEEVTEDTKIEKKHSSRKRHDRHKHKRRHSSKDRHSRDKDKHESSSNDEYHSRSRHRHKHRKSSDRHELYDSSDTDREHRHRSSKHSKDADYSKDKRSHHHKSRKHHDKHLDSSDDEHRRHHRHRSSRRKHEDSSDSEHGHRQKSSKRIKKDEKRVEEESVSKSDQSDRKASPEDNNIMHPQSEPTQVSDELRAKIRAMLADTL; this comes from the exons ATGGATCTGGAGATCGTTGGCCGTCACGCTCTCTTCTTCGACGATGATTCGATGGCAACCTTCGTCAACACCCCGACGGCGCTCGTTGACTGGAACAGCCTTTTCATTGACCGCTACGATGTTCGCCACCTCCTCTCTTCTCTCCCTCCTCCGCGTCCCAAGCGCCGCCGTCCGGTTTCAGACGATCCTAACTTGGATGCTGATCTCGATCACGAGCGTTATCTTGATTTGCCGGCGGATTCTCCATCTCTGTCGCACGACGAGAGCG ATATCAATGATGGTTCAGCAAGTACAAATGTCGCTGGTTTTCGTGCTGTCCCCTATTCATACGGAAGCTCCAGTGATTTCAGTGACCAGAAAATTTCTGATACGGAATCTGAGTTTAGCCCGCCTTTCCCCGTGCCTGACTATTTACTTCAACACCTG CCCCCAACTGAGAAATTACATCAGATCATGGCAAGAACTTCGAGTTTTGTAAGCAACCATGGTGGGCAATCTGAAATTGTCTTGAGAGTCAAACAAGGAGGCAACCCAACATTTGGGTTTTTGATGCCAGACCATCATCTTCACCCTTACTTTAGGTTTCTTGTTGAACATCAAGAGCTTTTGACAGGAAAATCTGCCGTAGAAGATAAGAATATTGAAGGTGGGAAGGATGGTGGAGCTTTGTCCTTACTTGGTTCGGTTTACGGGACTGTAGAAGACGAAGAGACTAATGAAGAGTCAGCAAGGGACTGTAAAACAAAGGGTTCTACGGAAGGTGATGAAGCTGATTCCAGTGGACCTGAAGTGTCAAAAGAAGCTGCAAAGATTGCCACTGTGAGAGATGTAGCCTCTAGGCATTCTCTTCTGTCAAATGATCAAGCACCTTTTATAAAAGGAAACCCTTCTGTCAGCGCAGTTAACGTTGTTGAGAGGAAGCAGATCAATACAGAAGATAAAGTTTCAGAAAAACCTTTGGCTTCTGAAAAGTTGCAATCTTCTACAATGCTGGCACAACCCAAGCTTGAACTGCAAATTGTGGAGCCGCCAGTTGAGATGAAAAGAGCGATTGATAAGATAGTTGACTTCATTCAAAAGAATGGGAAAGAACTTGAGGCTACTCTTGCTGCACAGGATGTTAAATACGGGATGTTTCCATTCTTACGTCCAGCTAGCTTATACCATGGATATTATCGGAAGGTTCTCCGAGAGGCTGAAGAG TTAAGATCATATAACAGAGGCGATTTTACCAAGAAGGAAAACATGAAGCAAGAGAAAATGGACAGTACTGTAAAAGATGGCAAACCTGCTTTAGGGAGTGGGAGTATCTTACAGGATGATTCTGCAAAGAGGGAGAAACAAAAAGTGGTTAGTGACAAACCAAAGATTGAGTTAAAAAAGGAACCATTCAAGCCCGTCGAACCGCAGATGAGGGTCAATGTAGATGTGAATACTGCTGCTGCTATTCTTGAAGCTGCCAGAAGAGGCATAAGGAATCCCCAGTTAGGGATCCTATCAGGCAAACCCTTGGATGGAACTTCTCAGAGCCTCGGAAATGATGGAAGTAATACTTCTTCTAAGCCCCCTGATTTGTCCAAATCTATGGGTCAACTGAATTCTGGCTCGGCAGCTGCTAGAGAAGCTGATTCTTCTGAAGCAGGCTTGTCGAAGGAGCAGAAGTTGAAGGCAGAAAGGTTGAAGCGTGCAAAAATGTTTGTGGCCATGTTAAAGCCCGGTGCCCAGGCAGCGCAACAGGCTGAACCATCGCGAAGTGCATCAGTCGAACCGTTGGGTTCTGGAGCAGGTTCTAATACTGCCAAAGAAGTAGAAGGTAGCTCACATCCATCTGAAGTCTCTGAGAAGAAACAAGCAGATGATGATAACACTGAAAGACGATCAAGGAGAAATTACCGCTCCAGATCACAGAGAGATGAAGATGATGAAATGGGAGAAGAAGAAGACAGTGAAGAGAGCATCATGGAGGAAGTCACTGAAGATACAAAGATTGAGAAGAAGCATTCAAGTAGAAAACGGCATGATAGGCATAAGCACAAGAGACGACACTCTTCCAAGGACAGACATTCACGGGACAAGGACAAGCATGAGAGCTCATCGAATGATGAGTATCACAGTCGTTCCCGCCATAGGCACAAACACCGCAAATCTTCAGACAGGCATGAGCTATATGATTCTTCCGACACTGATCGTGAGCACCGACACAGATCTAGTAAGCATAGCAAAGATGCTGATTATTCCAAGGACAAGCGTAGCCATCATCACAAATCCAGGAAGCATCATGATAAGCATCTTGATTCATCTGATGATGAGCATCGCAGACACCACCGACACAGATCCAGTAGACGCAAGCACGAGGACTCTTCAGACAGTGAGCATGGTCATCGACAGAAGTCTAGCAAACGTATAAAGAAAGATGAGAAAAGAGTGGAAGAGGAGAGTGTTTCAAAGTCAGACCAGTCTGATCGTAAAGCTTCTCCTGAAGATAACAACATCATGCACCCACAAAGCGAACCAACTCAGGTTTCAGATGAGCTAAGAGCCAAAATACGTGCCATGTTAGCTGATACCTTGTAA
- the LOC106327238 gene encoding splicing factor, suppressor of white-apricot homolog isoform X1, with amino-acid sequence MDLEIVGRHALFFDDDSMATFVNTPTALVDWNSLFIDRYDVRHLLSSLPPPRPKRRRPVSDDPNLDADLDHERYLDLPADSPSLSHDESDINDGSASTNVAGFRAVPYSYGSSSDFSDQKISDTESEFSPPFPVPDYLLQHLPPTEKLHQIMARTSSFVSNHGGQSEIVLRVKQGGNPTFGFLMPDHHLHPYFRFLVEHQELLTGKSAVEDKNIEGGKDGGALSLLGSVYGTVEDEETNEESARDCKTKGSTEGDEADSSGPEVSKEAAKIATVRDVASRHSLLSNDQAPFIKGNPSVSAVNVVERKQINTEDKVSEKPLASEKLQSSTMLAQPKLELQIVEPPVEMKRAIDKIVDFIQKNGKELEATLAAQDVKYGMFPFLRPASLYHGYYRKVLREAEELRSYNRGDFTKKENMKQEKMDSTVKDGKPALGSGSILQDDSAKREKQKVVSDKPKIELKKEPFKPVEPQMRVNVDVNTAAAILEAARRGIRNPQLGILSGKPLDGTSQSLGNDGSNTSSKPPDLSKSMGQLNSGSAAAREADSSEAGLSKEQKLKAERLKRAKMFVAMLKPGAQAAQQAEPSRSASVEPLGSGAGSNTAKEVEGSSHPSEVSEKKQADDDNTERRSRRNYRSRSQRDEDDEMGEEEDSEESIMEEVTEDTKIEKKHSSRKRHDRHKHKRRHSSKDRHSRDKDKHESSSNDEYHSRSRHRHKHRKSSDRHELYDSSDTDREHRHRSSKHSKDADYSKDKRSHHHKSRKHHDKHLDSSDDEHRRHHRHRSSRRKHEDSSDSEHGHRQKSSKRIKKDEKRVEEESVSKSDQSDRKASPEDNNIMHPQSEPTQVSDELRAKIRAMLADTL; translated from the exons ATGGATCTGGAGATCGTTGGCCGTCACGCTCTCTTCTTCGACGATGATTCGATGGCAACCTTCGTCAACACCCCGACGGCGCTCGTTGACTGGAACAGCCTTTTCATTGACCGCTACGATGTTCGCCACCTCCTCTCTTCTCTCCCTCCTCCGCGTCCCAAGCGCCGCCGTCCGGTTTCAGACGATCCTAACTTGGATGCTGATCTCGATCACGAGCGTTATCTTGATTTGCCGGCGGATTCTCCATCTCTGTCGCACGACGAGAGCG ATATCAATGATGGTTCAGCAAGTACAAATGTCGCTGGTTTTCGTGCTGTCCCCTATTCATACGGAAGCTCCAGTGATTTCAGTGACCAGAAAATTTCTGATACGGAATCTGAGTTTAGCCCGCCTTTCCCCGTGCCTGACTATTTACTTCAACACCTG CCCCCAACTGAGAAATTACATCAGATCATGGCAAGAACTTCGAGTTTTGTAAGCAACCATGGTGGGCAATCTGAAATTGTCTTGAGAGTCAAACAAGGAGGCAACCCAACATTTGGGTTTTTGATGCCAGACCATCATCTTCACCCTTACTTTAGGTTTCTTGTTGAACATCAAGAGCTTTTGACAGGAAAATCTGCCGTAGAAGATAAGAATATTGAAGGTGGGAAGGATGGTGGAGCTTTGTCCTTACTTGGTTCGGTTTACGGGACTGTAGAAGACGAAGAGACTAATGAAGAGTCAGCAAGGGACTGTAAAACAAAGGGTTCTACGGAAGGTGATGAAGCTGATTCCAGTGGACCTGAAGTGTCAAAAGAAGCTGCAAAGATTGCCACTGTGAGAGATGTAGCCTCTAGGCATTCTCTTCTGTCAAATGATCAAGCACCTTTTATAAAAGGAAACCCTTCTGTCAGCGCAGTTAACGTTGTTGAGAGGAAGCAGATCAATACAGAAGATAAAGTTTCAGAAAAACCTTTGGCTTCTGAAAAGTTGCAATCTTCTACAATGCTGGCACAACCCAAGCTTGAACTGCAAATTGTGGAGCCGCCAGTTGAGATGAAAAGAGCGATTGATAAGATAGTTGACTTCATTCAAAAGAATGGGAAAGAACTTGAGGCTACTCTTGCTGCACAGGATGTTAAATACGGGATGTTTCCATTCTTACGTCCAGCTAGCTTATACCATGGATATTATCGGAAGGTTCTCCGAGAGGCTGAAGAG TTAAGATCATATAACAGAGGCGATTTTACCAAGAAGGAAAACATGAAGCAAGAGAAAATGGACAGTACTGTAAAAGATGGCAAACCTGCTTTAGGGAGTGGGAGTATCTTACAGGATGATTCTGCAAAGAGGGAGAAACAAAAAGTGGTTAGTGACAAACCAAAGATTGAGTTAAAAAAGGAACCATTCAAGCCCGTCGAACCGCAGATGAGGGTCAATGTAGATGTGAATACTGCTGCTGCTATTCTTGAAGCTGCCAGAAGAGGCATAAGGAATCCCCAGTTAGGGATCCTATCAGGCAAACCCTTGGATGGAACTTCTCAGAGCCTCGGAAATGATGGAAGTAATACTTCTTCTAAGCCCCCTGATTTGTCCAAATCTATGGGTCAACTGAATTCTGGCTCGGCAGCTGCTAGAGAAGCTGATTCTTCTGAAGCAGGCTTGTCGAAGGAGCAGAAGTTGAAGGCAGAAAGGTTGAAGCGTGCAAAAATGTTTGTGGCCATGTTAAAGCCCGGTGCCCAGGCAGCGCAACAGGCTGAACCATCGCGAAGTGCATCAGTCGAACCGTTGGGTTCTGGAGCAGGTTCTAATACTGCCAAAGAAGTAGAAGGTAGCTCACATCCATCTGAAGTCTCTGAGAAGAAACAAGCAGATGATGATAACACTGAAAGACGATCAAGGAGAAATTACCGCTCCAGATCACAGAGAGATGAAGATGATGAAATGGGAGAAGAAGAAGACAGTGAAGAGAGCATCATGGAGGAAGTCACTGAAGATACAAAGATTGAGAAGAAGCATTCAAGTAGAAAACGGCATGATAGGCATAAGCACAAGAGACGACACTCTTCCAAGGACAGACATTCACGGGACAAGGACAAGCATGAGAGCTCATCGAATGATGAGTATCACAGTCGTTCCCGCCATAGGCACAAACACCGCAAATCTTCAGACAGGCATGAGCTATATGATTCTTCCGACACTGATCGTGAGCACCGACACAGATCTAGTAAGCATAGCAAAGATGCTGATTATTCCAAGGACAAGCGTAGCCATCATCACAAATCCAGGAAGCATCATGATAAGCATCTTGATTCATCTGATGATGAGCATCGCAGACACCACCGACACAGATCCAGTAGACGCAAGCACGAGGACTCTTCAGACAGTGAGCATGGTCATCGACAGAAGTCTAGCAAACGTATAAAGAAAGATGAGAAAAGAGTGGAAGAGGAGAGTGTTTCAAAGTCAGACCAGTCTGATCGTAAAGCTTCTCCTGAAGATAACAACATCATGCACCCACAAAGCGAACCAACTCAGGTTTCAGATGAGCTAAGAGCCAAAATACGTGCCATGTTAGCTGATACCTT GTGA
- the LOC106327238 gene encoding splicing factor, suppressor of white-apricot homolog isoform X3 — protein sequence MARTSSFVSNHGGQSEIVLRVKQGGNPTFGFLMPDHHLHPYFRFLVEHQELLTGKSAVEDKNIEGGKDGGALSLLGSVYGTVEDEETNEESARDCKTKGSTEGDEADSSGPEVSKEAAKIATVRDVASRHSLLSNDQAPFIKGNPSVSAVNVVERKQINTEDKVSEKPLASEKLQSSTMLAQPKLELQIVEPPVEMKRAIDKIVDFIQKNGKELEATLAAQDVKYGMFPFLRPASLYHGYYRKVLREAEELRSYNRGDFTKKENMKQEKMDSTVKDGKPALGSGSILQDDSAKREKQKVVSDKPKIELKKEPFKPVEPQMRVNVDVNTAAAILEAARRGIRNPQLGILSGKPLDGTSQSLGNDGSNTSSKPPDLSKSMGQLNSGSAAAREADSSEAGLSKEQKLKAERLKRAKMFVAMLKPGAQAAQQAEPSRSASVEPLGSGAGSNTAKEVEGSSHPSEVSEKKQADDDNTERRSRRNYRSRSQRDEDDEMGEEEDSEESIMEEVTEDTKIEKKHSSRKRHDRHKHKRRHSSKDRHSRDKDKHESSSNDEYHSRSRHRHKHRKSSDRHELYDSSDTDREHRHRSSKHSKDADYSKDKRSHHHKSRKHHDKHLDSSDDEHRRHHRHRSSRRKHEDSSDSEHGHRQKSSKRIKKDEKRVEEESVSKSDQSDRKASPEDNNIMHPQSEPTQVSDELRAKIRAMLADTL from the exons ATGGCAAGAACTTCGAGTTTTGTAAGCAACCATGGTGGGCAATCTGAAATTGTCTTGAGAGTCAAACAAGGAGGCAACCCAACATTTGGGTTTTTGATGCCAGACCATCATCTTCACCCTTACTTTAGGTTTCTTGTTGAACATCAAGAGCTTTTGACAGGAAAATCTGCCGTAGAAGATAAGAATATTGAAGGTGGGAAGGATGGTGGAGCTTTGTCCTTACTTGGTTCGGTTTACGGGACTGTAGAAGACGAAGAGACTAATGAAGAGTCAGCAAGGGACTGTAAAACAAAGGGTTCTACGGAAGGTGATGAAGCTGATTCCAGTGGACCTGAAGTGTCAAAAGAAGCTGCAAAGATTGCCACTGTGAGAGATGTAGCCTCTAGGCATTCTCTTCTGTCAAATGATCAAGCACCTTTTATAAAAGGAAACCCTTCTGTCAGCGCAGTTAACGTTGTTGAGAGGAAGCAGATCAATACAGAAGATAAAGTTTCAGAAAAACCTTTGGCTTCTGAAAAGTTGCAATCTTCTACAATGCTGGCACAACCCAAGCTTGAACTGCAAATTGTGGAGCCGCCAGTTGAGATGAAAAGAGCGATTGATAAGATAGTTGACTTCATTCAAAAGAATGGGAAAGAACTTGAGGCTACTCTTGCTGCACAGGATGTTAAATACGGGATGTTTCCATTCTTACGTCCAGCTAGCTTATACCATGGATATTATCGGAAGGTTCTCCGAGAGGCTGAAGAG TTAAGATCATATAACAGAGGCGATTTTACCAAGAAGGAAAACATGAAGCAAGAGAAAATGGACAGTACTGTAAAAGATGGCAAACCTGCTTTAGGGAGTGGGAGTATCTTACAGGATGATTCTGCAAAGAGGGAGAAACAAAAAGTGGTTAGTGACAAACCAAAGATTGAGTTAAAAAAGGAACCATTCAAGCCCGTCGAACCGCAGATGAGGGTCAATGTAGATGTGAATACTGCTGCTGCTATTCTTGAAGCTGCCAGAAGAGGCATAAGGAATCCCCAGTTAGGGATCCTATCAGGCAAACCCTTGGATGGAACTTCTCAGAGCCTCGGAAATGATGGAAGTAATACTTCTTCTAAGCCCCCTGATTTGTCCAAATCTATGGGTCAACTGAATTCTGGCTCGGCAGCTGCTAGAGAAGCTGATTCTTCTGAAGCAGGCTTGTCGAAGGAGCAGAAGTTGAAGGCAGAAAGGTTGAAGCGTGCAAAAATGTTTGTGGCCATGTTAAAGCCCGGTGCCCAGGCAGCGCAACAGGCTGAACCATCGCGAAGTGCATCAGTCGAACCGTTGGGTTCTGGAGCAGGTTCTAATACTGCCAAAGAAGTAGAAGGTAGCTCACATCCATCTGAAGTCTCTGAGAAGAAACAAGCAGATGATGATAACACTGAAAGACGATCAAGGAGAAATTACCGCTCCAGATCACAGAGAGATGAAGATGATGAAATGGGAGAAGAAGAAGACAGTGAAGAGAGCATCATGGAGGAAGTCACTGAAGATACAAAGATTGAGAAGAAGCATTCAAGTAGAAAACGGCATGATAGGCATAAGCACAAGAGACGACACTCTTCCAAGGACAGACATTCACGGGACAAGGACAAGCATGAGAGCTCATCGAATGATGAGTATCACAGTCGTTCCCGCCATAGGCACAAACACCGCAAATCTTCAGACAGGCATGAGCTATATGATTCTTCCGACACTGATCGTGAGCACCGACACAGATCTAGTAAGCATAGCAAAGATGCTGATTATTCCAAGGACAAGCGTAGCCATCATCACAAATCCAGGAAGCATCATGATAAGCATCTTGATTCATCTGATGATGAGCATCGCAGACACCACCGACACAGATCCAGTAGACGCAAGCACGAGGACTCTTCAGACAGTGAGCATGGTCATCGACAGAAGTCTAGCAAACGTATAAAGAAAGATGAGAAAAGAGTGGAAGAGGAGAGTGTTTCAAAGTCAGACCAGTCTGATCGTAAAGCTTCTCCTGAAGATAACAACATCATGCACCCACAAAGCGAACCAACTCAGGTTTCAGATGAGCTAAGAGCCAAAATACGTGCCATGTTAGCTGATACCTT GTGA